Below is a window of Armatimonadota bacterium DNA.
CCAGGGCTCTGAGACGCCTGAACGGCAGGTCCGTACCCCAGAAGGTCACACGCTGCGCGGTTATCTTCGGGAATTCTGTCGGCCGCGGTACCACCTGCACAAGATCCAGGAGGACTTCAAGGCGTCCGTGCACGCCCTCAGGAACCGCGACCTCGAGGTCTTAAAGTCCGATAAGGACAGCTTGGCCCGCGCCCTTCGGGGCCGCCTTCTCGCCACCTATTTCCTCGTCGGCCCGTTCGGCATCCTCGGGCCCTTGAGCGGGACGTACTTCCAGTACTGGATCGCTCAGAACGTGCCGTTCTTGTCGCACTTCGTCTCGCTGTGTTCGTTCTTCATCACGATCATCATCGGGAACATTTTCAGCATCATCGGTTTCCAGGTGATCTGGGCTTTCTCCTCGGCGACGCTGTACCGGATGAGACCGCCGGCGTTTTACAACTGGATCCTCTTCTGGAAGGACATTCTGCCGTTGCAGTGGACGGGGTTACAGCGGTGGCTAGGGGCCAACGTCATCCTGATGCCGCTCAGTGCACTGGCGCTGTCCTTGGTCGACCGCTTTTTGCCTTCGGTCGCAAAGGCCGTCCCGATCGGCGTGTTGACCCCGGCCCTGGAGCTGGTCTTCGTGCATACGTCTCTCATCCGGCTGATGGGCGACCTGTTCGAGAAGGAGTCGCACCGGATCGCGGCGAACCACGTCCACTGACCCTCGGGAAACGGCGACTGACCCTTAAAACGAAAGCGGGGCGGCGCCGTATTGGCGCCGCCCCGCTCCACGAGTCAGTTGCTCGGACCGTCTCCGGGCGGTAAAGGCGTTTCTTTGGCCTTCTGTTCGTTGTAGTTCTTCCAGTTCTCGGTCTGCTTGGCGATGTCGGTGTCCGATTGACCCATGTTGTCCTTGCCGCAACCGGCCAAGGAAAGGGTCGCGACGCCGACGGCCAGGGCCAAGACGAGCTTCCTCATTACTGAAGGGCCCACATCGGCCAAGACTTGGACCAGGTCGGTTTCGCCGTGATCGTCCAGGCTCCGCCGTCGAACGTGCACGACCATTTGGAGCTGACCGCGTACTCGGACGCGGGCGGTGTGTTGGCCAAGAACTGCTTGATCGCCATCGACTTCGCGCTACCGTCGGCGCGACCGATGATGATCGTGTCGCTGAACGGGTACTTCGACTTGTCGATCTCGCTCGAGTACGTGCAGTTCGAACTGTTACCCTGCATGAAGTTCGGGATCCAAAGCTCTCGGATCGCGACGGGATACGCGGTCTGAGTCGGAGCGTTGGGCGTCACGAAGACGGGTGCGAACGTCACGTTCGGGTTGTAAAGCTCGATGAGGAGCGCGGCTTGGGCGACGTCCGGGATGGCGCCTTGGGTGCCGCCCAGGAAGCTGTTGCGCCAATAGCCGTTCTGCGTCTCGCTCCGACCGTAGGAGTTCAAGGCGCCCGTCAGAGCGAGGTTGAGGGCCATGGTCCCGGCCATCTGCCCGCATCCCGACCAGACGTTGGTGCAGCTCGTGCTCGCCCCGTCGTACAGTTCACGGCCCGTGTGCTTGAAGATGTCCAGGTTCTTCGCGTACGGCATCACCCACTTCTGCCAAGAGTAGTGGTTCATGCGGTAGTAGAACGGTGAACTGGTGCATCCGACGCCGTTCGGGTTGAACGGCTTGGTGTTGAGGGCCGGGTTGAGCGCCGACTTGTCGTAACAGTCGTCGTTCCGGGGATAGACGTCGTCAGAGTCGGTCATGTAGATCGACATGGCCGTTCCGATCTGCTTCGTGTTCGACAGAAGGGCCGTCTTCTTGGCCGCCGATTTGGCTTGCGCGAAGACCGGGAACAAAATGGCGGCCAGGATCGCGATGATCGCGATGACGACCAGGAGTTCGATGAGGGTAAAGGCTCGTCGCATGTAGGATGGCTCCTCGAGACATGTCCTCGACGCGCCCTTAATCGGGTGTCCTCTGCGCGTCCAGGTCACTCCTAGTCTGGCAAAACGAGGGTTAAGTCACCGTTATTGCCCAGACCGAGAGGCCTAGAGTATTCCCTAGGTTTCTAGGACCTTTCTACAGGGAAAGGCCTTGCTTTCGCCACTCCGTGCTGAGGAACTGTGGAAAACCCGGTTTTCGAACCTGCGGCCGACGAACAAATTCGTGTACGTCATGCAAAAACATGACCGATACTTTTGAAATCCGGTCGTCGCTTAAGCGAATTCGCTCGTCAAGGCGGTTCCACCTAAGAGGTGGGCATGGAGATGGGGGACGGTCTGCCCGGCGTCCTCTCCTTGGTTGATGACGAGCCGGTATCCGCCGGTCAGTCCGAGTTGCGCGGCGATCGACTTGGCCGCGTTCAAGATCCGGGTGTGCGAGCCATCATCGGGCAAGCCGGCGAGGCCGGGGATCTCCTCGCGAGTCACGATCAAGACGTGGACGGGCGCCTTCGGGGAGATGTCCTTGAACGCTACGACGTGTTCGTCCTGATAGACGAACTCGGCCGGAATCTCGCCGTTGATGATCCGCGTGAACAGGGTGGGCAATGTCGTCCTCTCCGCGCTATTATGCCGGCCTATTCCTTGGTCACCGCTTCGTCCAGGTTCAGGATCGCGCTGCACGTCAGCATCATGGCCGCGACTTGCACCCGGTCGAGCTTGGCCGGCACGACGACGTCCCCTTGTTCCAACAGGGCGTCGACGGCCTTCGGCTCGCTCCGGAATTTGGCGAGCCGCCGCTCATAGCCCTGGACCAAGATGGCCCGCTCCTTCGCGGTCGCCTTGCGGCCGAGGACCAGGCGGAACGCGCGTCCGATCGGATCGCGCGGGTCGGTCGTCAGGGACTTCCCGGCGAGGGCGAGCGACGCGACCAGGTAGGTTTCGTCGTTCAGCAACGTGAGCGCCTGGAGCGGCGTGTTCGTCCGTGCCCGGCGCACGCGGCAGGTTTCGCGGGACGGTGCGTCGAACACCGTCATGTCCGGCGGGGCCGCCGTCCGCTTCCAAATCGTGTAGAGAGACCGGCGGTACCGGTTCGGGCCGATGTCCGGTCGATAGTTGTGCAGGTTGCCGTAGAAGCTGGTCTCGTCCCAGATCCCGTCCGGCTGGTAGGGCCGGACCGAGCGGCCCCCGACCTTGTTGAAGAGCAGGCCAGAAGCCGCGAGCGCCTGGTCTCGGATCATCTCGGCCGTCATCCGGAAACGGGGCCCTCGGCCGAGCCATCGGTTCAACGGGTCCGCTTCGAGCGACTCCTTCGTCACCACCGACGACTGGCGGTACGTCGCGGACGTCACGAGCAGCTTCATCATCGCCTTCGTGTCCCATCCGACACGGACGAATTCCGTCGCAAGCCAGTCCAAGAGTTCGGGGTGGGTCGGGAACTCGGCCCTCGTACCGAAGTCTTCGGACGTCACGACGATCCCCGCTCCGAACAACCGCTCCCAAAGGCGGTTCACGGCGACCCGAGCCGTCAAAGGGTTCTCGGCAGAGGCGATCCAACGGGCCAATCCGAGACGGTTCGCCGGGGCCGACTTCGGCATCGGGGCCAGCCCGGTGAGGACCCCAGCTTCGACCTTCTCGCCCGGTTTGTCGTATTGCCCCCGCAACAGGACGAAGGCGTCGCGCGGCTTGGCCATGTCTTGCATGACCATGAGGTCGGGCACCTGGGCGGCAAGCCCGTCGCGCTCGCGGACGTCGGACTCGCGGCGCCTCACGAGGGCGGCATACTCCTTGTCGCGCTTGAGGAGGACGTAGTGGGCGAGGTCGCGCTTCTGCCCGGGGGTCCTCTTTGAGGCCGGAACAGCCAGCAACGGTTTGGCCGGATCGACGTCGGCGATGAACGCGACCTCTTCGGCCGTCAGGGCCCGGTCGTACAACTGGACGTCGTCGACCTCGCCGTTGAAGATTTCCGATCCGGTCCTGCGGCCGATCGTCATCGGGACCTCGGTCTTGATGGTCGCGGACAGGCTGTTCAGCTCGAAGGTCAGTTCGGACGGCTTACCGTCGATATAGACCTTGAGCCCTTCCGGCTTCATCGTGCCGTCGTATGTGACCATCAAATGGGTCCACTTTTTGTTCGGGAACGGTGTTTTCGTAACAGCCTTGAGGGTGTTGTCCGGGAACTTATTGATCAAGTGGACGAGCACGACGCCGTTGATGAGCATCGCGTCCCAACCGCGGTAGGCGTTGGCCGTGTCCATCTTGGCGAACGGCGCCCCTCGCCCGTCGTCGCTGTACGCCCAGCAGCCGTATGAAAAGGCGTCCGAACTGTCGAAGTCGCCGACTGGGCCGCAGTCCAAGTAGTCGTCCTTCCCGGTTCGGACGGCACCGGTCGACCGGCCCGGGCCGTACGTCGGCTTCCCGACAGGCTTGGGCGCATTGACGGTCAGGGCGTGGTCCTGGTCCGGCGTATGGCTGAAGACCTTAGTGCGCCCGTTCAGTTCGTACCGGGCGTGCAAGGCCGACTCCAAACTTCCCGGGCGGACCTTCTCCGTCAGCACTGCGTCCTGGGCGGCGGCGACGTTGGCGTCGAGCCGGGCTGCGATGTCGGCATCGAGGGCTTGGATCCGCCTGCCGATCTCTGCCGTCCGGGCCGCTTGTTCGTGGGTCGGCGCCTTGATCGTGGGCGGATGGCTGATGGGGCGCTCCTCGCCCGTCCCGCTTTCGGGAACGTTGTTGAAGTAGGCGTAGAGCCGATAGAAGTCCTTCTGCGTGATCGGGTCGTACTTGTGGTCGTGGCAGCGGGCGCACCCGCTCGTCAGGGCCAGAAAGGCCTGAGACGTCGTTTCGACCCGGTCGATGACCGTCTCGACCCGCCATTC
It encodes the following:
- a CDS encoding DUF1553 domain-containing protein; protein product: MPHFPRLSVFVVAVACLGAGVLAGVPGKTTVQAKKTIDFNRDVRPILADKCFKCHGSDKNAVMAGLALNDPKSATSVLEDGKRAIVPGKPDESELVKRILSTDEALHMPPAFSNKTLGEADRQVLIQWIKEGAEYKEHWAFVKPVRPVMPPVKDEAWPRNPVDRFILAKLEEKGLRPSVEADRTTLIRRATLDITGLPPTPAEVDAFLNDTSPDAYERLVDRLLASPRYGERMAMDWMDAARYADSNGYQADYERFQWRWRDWVIDAYNKNLPYDEFIVDQLAGDLLPDATLDQKIATAFNRNHRINTEGGVIAEEWRVETVIDRVETTSQAFLALTSGCARCHDHKYDPITQKDFYRLYAYFNNVPESGTGEERPISHPPTIKAPTHEQAARTAEIGRRIQALDADIAARLDANVAAAQDAVLTEKVRPGSLESALHARYELNGRTKVFSHTPDQDHALTVNAPKPVGKPTYGPGRSTGAVRTGKDDYLDCGPVGDFDSSDAFSYGCWAYSDDGRGAPFAKMDTANAYRGWDAMLINGVVLVHLINKFPDNTLKAVTKTPFPNKKWTHLMVTYDGTMKPEGLKVYIDGKPSELTFELNSLSATIKTEVPMTIGRRTGSEIFNGEVDDVQLYDRALTAEEVAFIADVDPAKPLLAVPASKRTPGQKRDLAHYVLLKRDKEYAALVRRRESDVRERDGLAAQVPDLMVMQDMAKPRDAFVLLRGQYDKPGEKVEAGVLTGLAPMPKSAPANRLGLARWIASAENPLTARVAVNRLWERLFGAGIVVTSEDFGTRAEFPTHPELLDWLATEFVRVGWDTKAMMKLLVTSATYRQSSVVTKESLEADPLNRWLGRGPRFRMTAEMIRDQALAASGLLFNKVGGRSVRPYQPDGIWDETSFYGNLHNYRPDIGPNRYRRSLYTIWKRTAAPPDMTVFDAPSRETCRVRRARTNTPLQALTLLNDETYLVASLALAGKSLTTDPRDPIGRAFRLVLGRKATAKERAILVQGYERRLAKFRSEPKAVDALLEQGDVVVPAKLDRVQVAAMMLTCSAILNLDEAVTKE
- a CDS encoding prepilin-type N-terminal cleavage/methylation domain-containing protein; this translates as MRRAFTLIELLVVIAIIAILAAILFPVFAQAKSAAKKTALLSNTKQIGTAMSIYMTDSDDVYPRNDDCYDKSALNPALNTKPFNPNGVGCTSSPFYYRMNHYSWQKWVMPYAKNLDIFKHTGRELYDGASTSCTNVWSGCGQMAGTMALNLALTGALNSYGRSETQNGYWRNSFLGGTQGAIPDVAQAALLIELYNPNVTFAPVFVTPNAPTQTAYPVAIRELWIPNFMQGNSSNCTYSSEIDKSKYPFSDTIIIGRADGSAKSMAIKQFLANTPPASEYAVSSKWSCTFDGGAWTITAKPTWSKSWPMWALQ
- a CDS encoding histidine triad nucleotide-binding protein — encoded protein: MPTLFTRIINGEIPAEFVYQDEHVVAFKDISPKAPVHVLIVTREEIPGLAGLPDDGSHTRILNAAKSIAAQLGLTGGYRLVINQGEDAGQTVPHLHAHLLGGTALTSEFA